The sequence ttcagcttcataccaagacattttggtcaatttcatgctcccaacttggggatgaccccttcctgttccaacatgactgcacaccagtgcacaaagcaaggtccataaagacatggatgagtgagtttggtgtggaggaacttgactggcctgcacagagtcctgacctcaaccccatagaacacctttgggatgaaatagagcggagactgagagccaggccttctcgtccaacatcagtgcctgacctcacaaatgcacttctagaggaatggtcaaaaattcccataaacacactcctaaaccttgtggaaagccttcccagaagagttgaagctgttatagttgcaaagtCCAACCCCTAAATTggatgatctggaggggtgtcccaaaacttttggaaatatagtgtagctaATTTATGACTTGTGCATCAATGATGATATAATTACAACTGTGTTTAACAATGTTTAATTGTAAAACAGAGATTTATACTGTAATGAAATTCGGTTATCTTTTCCCAGAATGCCGATCGAGTACTCGTTAATGACAGTGCTGTTAAGATCCAGCCCTGGCTCGGTGCATGAATGCAGTGGCACTTTAGTCCATCCCGTCCTCGTCTTTACACTCTAAACAGATCAGCTGTCGgtttttcagtttgtttgtaCACCGATACCTCCATCGATGTCATCTGGGACGTCACGCAGAACCCGAGCCAAACCTTTGCTGTAACACGTTCTGAGGACGTGAGTCTAGCATTTGTGTCATTAACGTGTTATTTAAATAGATTGCGATGTCTGAAAATAATAACAACCTCTTTTGTTGTAGCACATTTAATGGTGTTAAagctcacagctctcacacacacacacacccgagcAGTTTGCGCATTAGAAAGTGAAAGTAAATTGTGTCGGAGGCATCCTCATAGAGCTGAGACGTTCCTGGCGGCTCTGTTTACGCAGGATATTTTTATCGCATGTGGCCGAGAAGCCTCATCATTTGCAGACAGAGTTAAAGCGTCCATATGTGATCCTCCAGATGAAGAGCTGTTTGAATGGATATACGACCGATTGAAACCCGATCGTCGTTGTGTCTACTCAACTCCGTCGTCTTACAGAAAACACGAGCAATATGGAGCGGATCTTTCAGTGTTCTGAAACCTCAACATGatggttaaagaaaaaaagaaaaacaaaaacaggaagaacCTGAACAGCTGCACCAGAACAAATTTCGTCCAATAAAAACGCTCAGTACATGCTGTTCTAGATAAAACAATCAACCACAATTACAGTTCCCACCCGGAGGTGGATGATAACACCTGTCCTCTAACATCTCGCCCTTTCGCTCTGTTCTTGAACCCGGTACATACACCGGTACACTGTCTGTttacagcactaacactggagactcctcccatcagtaaacaacaaataaacatctccttcagATCAACTTTTTCCCCCCAATCCTGTCGAGTCGtcactatagaaataataatgtgCTTGAACATGTGcgttaatattaatatgcaaattaacAAACATGAGACAgtactttctgaccaatcagacgcCAGAATCCAGCAGAACCGCACAAACACCTCTAAGCTATAAGGAGAACTCGTTAGCGTTTAATAAGCAGGTATtatattttctgatttttaattTCATGAATCCCCATAAACATCAGCCCcataacactgaacacacaggtTTTTTGTCCATTGACGTTTTGTGGTTggcgtttctttctttctttctttttttgaacAGTCATTCCTGTAATTAATTAGAGGTGGAGCGTTTCGACTAAAAGCCCTCGTTGCGTGACTTGACATATCTGTGCTACTTTATTTTACACATCACGATATAAACAACTTTATCAAATCAACTTGTTTGTGTTTCCAGAGTGAGTTCTGCTCCTGCAGCTCCAGAGACCTTGCCTCGCTTCAGTCTACTCCGAGGACTTCTATTATTTTACTCCAGACATGCAGGTGGACCAGTGTTACAGTTAGAGGCAataacagagacagagattgtgtttctttgtgtctaTCATGCTCTAGTCtggggttacacacacacacaaaaaaaacacacacaagaatcGACTTTTTACACTCAGCAAGATAGGATAAAACTCACACCaaaccaccaacacacacacacacacacatacatacatacatacatacatagacacacacacacacacaggaatctTTACTTTTTACACTCAGCAAAAGTGGATAAAACTCGTACCAAACCAccaagacagacacacacacaaacacacaaagacatgcacgcacacacacacatatataggaatatttactttttacacTCAGCAAAAGTGGATAAAACTCATACCAAACCAccaagacagacacacacacacacacacacacacacatataggaATCTTTACTTTTTACACTCACCTAGGATAAAAGTGGATAAAACTCACACCaaaccaccaacacacacacacacacacacacacactctctcgctaaTCATTGACACAGATAATAAATGTCATGCTAGGTCTAAATCTAACCCTATCTATAACCACAGGAAACAGCAActgaataacaaacaaacagctaCAGCTTCATGGGGACCTGACAGATCCTTAAACTGAACTAATATTCCTATCCTTGTGGGGACCTTTATCaggctataaacacacacacacacacttgtctgaTTATACTTATAAAAACATTAattgcattattattagtaacaaTAAAgatattaatgtgttatttgTCTCACGAGGACCAGACTGATATTCCTTTTGGTTCTTATcaggatataaacacacacacacacacagggtttttatttatttctgagagCTGTAAATTTGTTTTATCACATGTATGTCAGAAAAGACATTTTATTCCGCGAGCTGCTGTCTCTTAACGTGAACGGTAATGAAGGCTAGCTAGCTGTAATAAAGGTACACAAGCGCACGcgactaaaataaaaaataaatatcagtatCACTTAAACTTGACAGTTAAACCAAAAGACGACAAATGCACCCCGAAACAGTATTTCGCTGGGAAATCAACCAAAACCGCAGGTCTCCGGCGTCTTATGTTATTTTTGCCTCTCCAAACACTACCTAAGCTTACGCTAAGCTAACGATAACAATTGTTAGCCTTAGCGACTAGCTGCCTCACGCGCACGGCTattaaaaatacagtataaagtCTCTTACCAGTCAGTGAAAGCCGTCCTGTTCGAGTTCACTTCCGGGACATTGAGCTTTATTAAATCAGTCAATAAATACAAGTTGAGTTGGAGaacagaaagggaaaaaagtaatcctgtttctgttttttttctctttttaatcaTCCGACAGATCACCGCAGTTCAGGACAATCAGCTAGCCTTGTCGCTGCGCTAGCGCTAATGCCGAACAGCAGCGCTGTAGCCTGCCTACTGCCTCACTCTCACCCCCCCGCCTCCCCCTTACCGTCTCCATGGAAACAGTGGGTGGAGTCAAAGCACGTCCCCTGCGTGCGACGCTGTTTTTGTTTCGATCAGCTGATCTGTGCGAGTTGCCAGATCTGGATATATTAAACACTTTCCTATAATGCAcaattgtctttctttctttctttctttctttctttctttcttttttaaatctatctatctatctatctatctatctatctatctatctatctatctatctatctatctattcattcatttattcattcattcatctgttcattcattcattcatttacttacttatttatttattcatttacttattcattcattcattcatttatgtattcatttgtctgtaaatttatttatctatttatatgaataaaaatgaactttTCTATAATTTTAGTGATTACAATTAAATAGTTTAGTTTttgaacaatataaaatattttttaatgatgtgctaatattttttttattcatagtaCTCTACAGTCCATGTTCAGTCCATTTcctttttaatatgaaatagaaaaaaatctgaAGCAAACCAATCTGGAAGTTTTTAAATCATTGACTTTCTGTGGTTTAAAGTGTTTTACAAACACAGCATTTCTAAAAGATCATACTTATGACAGAAACGTGACTGTTACAGCAGTGATGGTCGGGAAGGTCTGCGGgagtttttttaaatgaagatgTACTGAACTCATCTCAGACTTATCAGCATTAGCACGGCTCGATTGGACCCAACGACcctcagggtacaaggaagcCATCAGGACTCTGTTCTGGCAGTTAGGTTAGCCAGGACATTGACCGAAGTCCCACCTCTTCACTGTGTACCTGCATTAGcactttgtgtatttattgtttatctTATCTCATTTCAGTTCTTTACAAACGGTACTCCCTGATAGGGTTTATACGGCTAGTACTCACAGTccctgacctagtgaaccagaagactgtgtttttattcactTCTAAGCACTTCTGTAACTCTGTATTAGAATGGCTGTTATATCATGTGCACTGGTCTTGTTAATTGTTTAAAAGAACACACTGGATCCCTCATGATCTCGTATTGATCATCTTAATATAGTAGTTTTTCCTCTTACAGAGGTAACCAGGAGTCAAAAAGTAGGAGCAggaattttaatattaaaaaaagggatgcatttatagaaataaataaagatcttCTGCACATTTCTGGACCATGTGACCACCCTGAAGTTAAATTTAAATGCCCTTTAAAATTAATGCCCAATACAATGTTCTATTTCTTTTATCCCTCAGTAATTTAccaaagattattatttttattttagtaggGAATGATGGGAATGTCATGTTTTTAACTATTTGTTTGTACATTTAATGACATTTAACAAATCACTGATCAGTATtgttcctaacaaccaatcactgatcaccattgttcctaacaaccaatcagagaTCAATATTGCtcttaacaaccaatcactaatcagtATTATTCcaagcaaccaatcactgatcagtatTGTtcttaacaaccaatcactgatcaccattgttccttacAACCAATCAAAGATCAATATTGCtcttaacaaccaatcactaatcagtATTATTCcaagcaaccaatcactgatcagtatTGTtcttaacaaccaatcactgatcaccattgttcctaacaaccaatcagagaTCAATATTGCtcttaacaaccaatcactaatcagtATTATTCcaagcaaccaatcactgatcagtatTGTtcttaacaaccaatcactgatcaccattgttcctaacaaccaatcaaaGATCAATATTGCtcttaacaaccaatcactaatcagtATTATTCcaagcaaccaatcactgatcagtatTGTTCTTAACAACCAATCGCTGATCATCATtgttcctaacaaccaatcagagaTCAATATTGCtcttaacaaccaatcactaatcagtATTGTTCTTAGCAACCAATTACTGATAACCATTGTTCCTAACAACAAATCACTGATCAGTATtgttcctaacaaccaatcactcatcattgttcctaacaaccaatcagagaTCAATATTGCtcttaacaaccaatcactaatcagtATTGTTCTTAGCAACCAATTACTGATAACCATTGTTCCTAACAACAAATCACTGATCAGTATtgttcctaacaaccaatcactcatcattgttcctaacaaccaatcagagaTCAGTATTGTtcttaacaaccaatcactaatcagtATTGTTCTTAACAACCAATCAGAGATCAGCATTGTtcttaacaaccaatcactaatcagtattgttcctaacaaccaatcagagatcaatattgttcctaacaaccaatcactaatcagtACTGTTCTCAACAACCAGTCACTAATTATtgttcctaacaaccaatcagagaTCAGTATTGTTCTCAACAATCAATCAGTAATCAGCATTTTTTTTgctatcattatttttattttgtctgaatTTTTGATAAAAttgctaaaaataaacaaacttctGTTTATTAGCAAAAAACGTATAATCCATGATTTCCTACTTTGAACACTTCCTATGCTAGATTAAATGCATTTAGCCTCGAAAATCCATTGTTTCTTCATGCAAACACGTTATAATATGCAAATGACCCTGAGGATTCAATGCATATGCAAATGAGTCCTTGGCATCACCTGGACACTTTTTGGGAATGTTGAAATCTGTGTCAAAGGTTGTCAGGCTGCAATGCGAGGGGTTTACACAGAAGGATCTGGCAACCCGTGTTGAATGATTAGGCATGGCGCTGCTCGCGGGAGCCAGACAACTTTTCAGGCTAAATGTGAGAAAGATGTGCTCTTCAGCTCCCGGGGTCCGGCTTCGCATATTACCGAGCAGCAGCTGCTTCTTCGACGAAGCAGTTCAGATTAAAGTGAGCGGTTTTCCTCCTGGAAAACAGGTGGAACTTCGAGCCAAACACAAGGACGACAAAGGGGTTGTGTTCAAGGCCAGTGCTCTGTACAAGGCAGACGAGCATGGAGAAGTGGACCTGAGACGTCACGCGTCCAGCGGTGGCTCCTACACGGGTGTGGAGCCCATGGGCTTGTTCTGGTCCCTGCTTCCAGAAAGTCCACACAAGAAGCTGCTGAAGAGAGACGCGTCCAGCCCTGTCCTCGTCCACATCGAGGCTCTCCGAGATGGACAAGTCCTAACGGAAGAAACCAACCTGCGGCGCTTCATGGCTGATGGAATGCAGAGAGTTCCGGTGAAGCACGGCAGGTTACGGGGAACTCTCTTCATCCCACCGGGTCAGTTCACGTCCACCATCATCCCCTGAGCTTCACTTTATTCCCTGAAGACGATCACTTTATTCCCTGATGATGATCACTTTATTCCCTGATGATGATTTGGCCAAGGGGTTTGAgccattcatcatcatcatcataaaataaagaaactgtgagtgtgttgcGGAACAAATCTTGGCTGAAGATGAAGATCAACACCTTAATGTTAAGATCTTCCTCTCAATACTACACATTTCTTACCAAATTGGACAACTAATCagtcaaataaacaaacaattaattaattaatcatacCTGCTGATGTGTAGTTGGTATCTAGGCTAGTGTTAGTGTAGTTTTGATCATTTGTCGTGTTTATGATACCTTttcagtagtgtgtagtttgtgtagttaCAGTAACAGCACCGTTAAGCCcttgtgttgtattttattcagattttctCATCTGGTTATTTATAGTGTTTGTTCAGTGTCCAGGTTCGAGTTGCTATCCTGAGTGTGCACTCTGACCCGCTGCCAGTCCTGTGTGGTCCTTACGTGAAGTACTGGATGTGAATTAGATGTCAgttattcattaaaaagaaaatcaaggAAGTAATGACAAACAAATCAAAGTCCATTTTATTCAAAGGAAGACAACAAAAGCCTTTTTAATCTGAACGAGTGCTGACGAACACTGCTTAAAATTGAGGAAGAACTGTATTATAAGGTTTTTGAGCTTTAGCAGTGTCTTGTGCATGATAACGATCCACGTATggagttattatttatttttcacctaAGGGAGACCGTAGAGACAGTAAATAGCGGCTTCCTTCTTTGTTTCATGCAGAAATATCTAAATTTTTTAGATCCCAAATATTATTAGACTTTTTACACCGTACAGGATATATACATCATCCAAAATAAAGGAGCTGCTTGTTGTATCTGAACTTGCTTTGTTTTTACGTCAAAAATAGAAGTCTGGTCAGCAAGCTGGCCGTTCAGCCGAGTGACACACCTATATTAacggcatttagcagacatccttatccagggtgacatacatttttatctcattttatacaactaaggaATATGGCCCTTGCTCGAGGAAGCAGCAGTGTTGTTATTGACCTGGGTTATTTATTAACAAGTAAATAAAGCATTTAACCAAAAGCACCAGTGAGAGTACGCAATATCACACAGGTAAGAGTGCGGACTGACCATTTACTAGAGAATGGcttgaaagaaaaacacttccAGTACACAGAAGTTCTATGAGTGGACACTCCCGTTGTTAATGAGAGAGGTCAGGCTCGTTAAACACAATCAATCACTCTTTACATCAGTGGTGACCCGAAAAGCATCTCCGAACACACAGCTTTAAGCTGTGTTCCTAATAATTTGGCCGTCAAGTCTAGCGACCTAGTTACAGTAATATCGAAGTCATATTACTGGCACCACGCTTTCTGCCCCGGCTGTAGACACGCCCAGTGGTCAGACAATGTGAAGGATATACAGAGCCTGAAATGCTGATAATGGTCagctccaaaagtattggcaccctcggATAATAATTGGCGCCGAGATCATTTTACATAACCAGATGTATAATCTAATGTGCTCCACAGGTGAAGGTCCATTCCCGGGGATTATTGACCTGTACACGTTAGGAGGCACGGTGTGTGAGCCCAGAGCTTCTCTCCTGGCAAACAAAGGATTCGTGGTGTTTGCTCTGGCTTTCTACGGCTACCAGGACATGCCCAAAACGGTGGATAAACTCGATCTGGAGTACTTTGAGGAAGGTGTAAGATTTCTGCAGATGCAGCCTAAGGTGAGTATTCTGTATATTACACAGAAAGCTTGACCAGATGTACAGGTCATCAGGGTGGGATTTATTTTCCGCAGGTGAAAAAATCTGGGATTGGAATCGTGTCGATCTCAAAAAGCGGGGATCTGGCGTTGTCGAtggcttccttccttcctgacaTATCAGCCACCGTCTGCATCAACACCTGCAACGCTAACTCCGTCTTCCCGCTCCATTACAAAGACACCATCATCCCGGGATTCGTCGGCAGCAAAAAGAGAATAACGGTCACAAAATCCGGCATCTTGGATATCCGAGACATCCTGAACGACCCGATGGAGGAGGAAAAGACCCGTGCGACGGTCATCCCTATCGAGCGTGCCGGCTGCAGATTCCTGTTCATCGTGTCAGGAGATGACAGGAACTGGAACAGCGCCTTCTTCGCCCAGCAGGCATGCAACAGGCTCAAAGCTCACGGAAAAGCCAACTACGACCTGGTGACCTATCCGACAGCGGGACACTTTATGGAAGTCCCCTACATGCCGCATCACCCGTCCGGGCTCCACGCCGCCGTGAATCAGGTGGTGGTTTTCGGAGGAGAACCGAAAGCTCATGCAGATGCGCAGGTCAATGCGTGGGGCAAAATTCAAAGCTTTCTCAAATCCCACTTGTGAAAGTGCTTCCTGAAATTTCTAAAGCTCGCTATATGATCTCTCGGGAATAAACCCCTCCATGTCATTCTGGTAtcattaggaaaataatcagtaatggagtgattgatgatgatgatgctattACAATTCTGGAGTTCATTATTTTTCTGCAACAGCATGACctgtagtgttttattgctcttaaatgaaaatgaatgaatcagacGGTGACCAGTCAGAATGGATAATTCGCCTTTCCTCTAGTAAAATAACTGATTTATTAGTAACCTATGTACATCTGTAAGTTTCTGAACATATCTAATAACACCACCATGAGGCAGCGGTCAGTTATAAGACAAAACATCAGATTGAGATGAAAACGTGATTTCAGTGACTTTTACTGTGTTTAGTGAGTGTTTGCTGTCATATTCACAGAAATAAATAGGCTGTTCCTAATAATTTGCACTCTGCAGTGTTGCCTGTTTCATCACTGTGCTTTAACTCTTAATGAACACTTCTGTAAAAGTGTTatgtgttatgtttttgtacGAATTGatggtttggtttgtttttttcctgtgttgagttttaataaagaaataaaacaaattttttcAATAATAAAGATATTTTGCCATCAAACTGCGTGTCTGTGAGATAAAATCTGCTGAATTCAACAGGAAAGCAAGACTGAGGGATGGGTTTGAACTGTCTGTGGGGTTCAGAGCGACACTGTGGGATCATCCTCGAGAGTCAGAAGTAAAATACAGGGGATTAATCCGGGggatgagagaaaaaagagagaatcgGGAGTTTTTAACTATATTTTAACGGGATGTTAAAATTTTTCTTTATTGACTCTCTGACCtttctccagtccaaagacatgtgttataGACTGAATGGCATTTCTAAATGgtataaatgagtgtgtgatggactggtac comes from Hemibagrus wyckioides isolate EC202008001 linkage group LG25, SWU_Hwy_1.0, whole genome shotgun sequence and encodes:
- the acot20 gene encoding acyl-coenzyme A thioesterase 5 is translated as MALLAGARQLFRLNVRKMCSSAPGVRLRILPSSSCFFDEAVQIKVSGFPPGKQVELRAKHKDDKGVVFKASALYKADEHGEVDLRRHASSGGSYTGVEPMGLFWSLLPESPHKKLLKRDASSPVLVHIEALRDGQVLTEETNLRRFMADGMQRVPVKHGRLRGTLFIPPGEGPFPGIIDLYTLGGTVCEPRASLLANKGFVVFALAFYGYQDMPKTVDKLDLEYFEEGVRFLQMQPKVKKSGIGIVSISKSGDLALSMASFLPDISATVCINTCNANSVFPLHYKDTIIPGFVGSKKRITVTKSGILDIRDILNDPMEEEKTRATVIPIERAGCRFLFIVSGDDRNWNSAFFAQQACNRLKAHGKANYDLVTYPTAGHFMEVPYMPHHPSGLHAAVNQVVVFGGEPKAHADAQVNAWGKIQSFLKSHL